The DNA segment CCAGCGAGGCAGGCACCTGCAGTCCCCACTGCCATAACAGGTATGGAACCAACCCAAGGAAACACTTTCGGTTGTCAGCCGCTGTGGTGGCTCCACTGGACATCGGGAGACgagagggagaggtggagggtGAAACCAAATTTATGACTGTCCCATCTGAAGCCAGGGAAATCAAATCAGAATTGAAGAAGTTAACTGAATAAAGGCCTCTCTTCTTCCCAAGGCAGGAGAAATGTGGTTACAGTAGCTCCCCCTTatccatggttttgcttttttgcgATTTCAGTCACCTGAAGTCAACCACGGTCTGGAAGCATGTATGGTCCTTCTTTCTGACATACAGTCAGAAGGTCAGTAATAGCCTAACCCTACTTCACGGTGCCCACGTCATTCACTCCCGCCATCTCCTCAcatagacattttatcatctcacatcatcacgaGAAAGGTAAGTACAGTACAGtcagattttgagagagagagaccacattcacataacttctaTTATAGTATATTGTGATAATTGTTCTATTTACTATTGTATACTATcgtattgttgttaatctcttcctGCATCTGATTTATAAAGTAAGCTTTATCATAGGTTAAACATAGTGTGGACAGGGTTCGATACTACCACCCACAGTTTTCAgccatccactgggggtcttggaatgtatccctcATGGATAAGGGGAAACTACTGTATTTTCTGAATACTCCAAATATCAGTGGACATCTTTTATTAGTGTGTGGAATTACGACACAACCCAAAATCAATTAGAGTTCTTTGGCCATgcacaacagaaacagaaactgggCAAATTCAGCTGAAATAGATgagtattaaaaggaaaatggagcCCTTGCAGACTCCAGGTGAATGGTGAAGTCCCAGCCTGGGCAAGAGTGAGCAGACAGCTCTGCCACTGGAAAGAACGTTCGAGCACATTTCCATCCTGGCATCACTTTAGAAGAAACAGTACAAAGGGCCTGGCCTGGGTCTCACGTCTGCTCTGGACCCGGGGAGATCTCGGCAGGCACCTTGAACTTTCAACCCCACCAAGACTAACCACAGCGGAGACAGGAAATTGCCCCAAAGTTATCAAGTGCTTTTACTCAGAGGAGATGGATGGAAGCTGAGCgttcaaaaaataacaaatatctgCTAATGGGGGTGGTATTTAATTGGCTGGGAGTTGCTTACTTTAAGACTCTAAATTTAAATCTCTACTGTCCTATTTTCACGTAAATGTGGAAGTATGGAAACCCCAGTATTACCATTACGGAGCACAGCCATTGCCAAGACCAAGACCCCAGTATTCAGGATGCCGGAAGCCTCCCTGACTGTATTGGCAGGACCTCAAGATCCAGAAAACTTGACCCACCTTGGTCGAAGCCACTAAagtcccccgccccaccccaatCACACAAATCCAGAGCAGGTAGTTCTGGCACAGACTCACCACTCAGCCATGTCATTGATGACCCAGGACTGTCCTGCCCACCAGGTTGTCCTCAGCATATTGGTCTTTAATTGTCATTGCTCGTTCCTCAAGATTGCAGACTGAAGGCCTTGGTGTTGTGAGCTGAGTTGTATTCCCCAAATtttcacatgttgaagtcctaacccccaggacctcagaatgagatcttacttggaaatagggtcatgacagctgtaattagttaagatgagatcattagggtgggctctaatcctAAAGGATTGATGCTTTTATAAAAAGGGGAAGTttggacagagagaaacacaggaaagACAGTGAGAAGACACAGAAGATGGGCATCTACAAACCAAGAAGAACGGCTTGGAACAGACCCTTTCCTTGCAGCCTGCAAAAGGACTTAACCCGACTGACACCTCgatctgggacttccagcctctagcaCCAGGAGATactttctgttgtgtaagccagcACTTTGTGGTACTCGTTGTGTCAGCTCTAGCAAACAAACACACTCCATTCCAGGATTTGTGTCCCCGAGCGAAGCAGGAAGAGAGGGCGTCAACAGGATGGAGACCACAGGGATTGTTCCTTTGATCAGAAAGGCCAGAACTTTCCCTGACATCCAAATGCTCCCACCCCTGTGACCAGAGGCGTGCCGCCTAGAAGGGGAAGCCTGTGAGGAAGGGAGTGAGGCTGGACAGCCAGCAGGGCCCGAGGGCTGAGGCAGATGTCCTCTGCCCCCTAAAAGGCCTGTAATATGCTTTCTGGGAGAAGCAGCCCTGATTTTCAAGGCAGGGCTGAGGAGCACGTCATTAGAGGCTTTTGCAGAGTGCATTGGGGATTTGCTAAAATTTGTGGTCCTTCCTCTCTCCAGCACAGCCCGCTCAGTTCTCCCATTCATAAAACCAGGTCTGCCTGCCAATGAGTCAACAGTGGAAACCCACCGGAGGGCTGTGGTCgagacacaggaaacaaaaagcCCCAAAGAAGGCTGGCCTCCAGGACTGAAACACAATGCTGCTGGCCCAGCAGCCTCAGGCCTGGGCATGACACCTCGTGCACTGTCCCCCATGTGGGGCCAGGACAGGACAGGGACACAAGGTGTGCAGGCCCTACCTCCCTGATGGAAGCATCTTCATGTTCCGTCCCCTAAAGCCCTGGCAGTGTTATCCCTCCGACCAGCCAGCCAAGGAGGGAAGAATTCAGCCTTGCCAGCTTCTACTGCCGATGGGAAGGAAGCCACTGTGTGACAGTGTCATCTGTCAGCTGACGACTCAGAGCACCCTGCCAGATGTTCACCATCCCAAATGCCCAGCACTTGGGCCCATGCTAGGGTCTACACTTGCTACTTTAGCTGACTTGTCATGTGCTCCTTGACTTTTCTCCTGCCTGGGCCAGGCGTGTTCCAGGCAGCGTAAGTATGTACCTCGGGAGAAGTGGCCAGGGTCCCCAGCAGAAGCAGCATCTCAGACAGGACCCAGAAGGAAATGCAAGGTACAGCcccacacccattaggatggctactacaaaaaaaagagagagagagagagagagagagagagacagaaactaacaagtgctggcaaggatgtgatgacacaggaatactattcagccttaaaaaggcgGGGAAACAGGATGGAAATGGATGATCCTTGaggacattctgctaagtgaatcagccagccataaaaaacaaaatacggTGTGATTCCACTCGTATAAGGTGCCTAGAGTAATcgaattcatagaaacagaaaatagtggCTTCCAGGGCTGAGGTCGGCAGtagaggggagtggggagtggagtTGGCATTTAacaggtacagagtttcagtctggGATGTTGTAAAAAGTTCTGGAGAGGAATGGTGGTTGCACcagtatgaatgtacttaatactacTGTGCACTTAGAGTGCTTACGTTGGTAAATTTTATGTCCTGTATATttcaccacaatttttttttaaaaaaagaagaaaatctaatgAAGGGACCATAACAGGCCATAAGAATTCGGGAGACCCCAGCACGTGGAGCTATTCAGGAGGAATGGAagacatccccccccccgccccgggagcccccagggagaaggggagcagTGTTGCTGGGCCCAGAAAGAGAccgaggccaggggaggggccaTAGCAAGGGAGGACCGCAGAATTGCCAAGACCCCACACCATAGCCAGAATCAGGGATGGGGGAGAAATGCCAGGGATTCTAGGTCTTTCCAGGCTGCACCCAGCATCTCCCAATGGTCACACCCAAGGGCAAGTCGGAGAGTTGAGGGACCCAGGTGATGCAGGCTCTTGGGGATTGTGCCCTCTTGGGGTGGCTCCAGGACAAGTTCAATGAGCAGACAGACAGTCTAGCGGCTCCTGAGCTCCTGGCTCTTACAGTATAATGATGGGATGGGCAACTTAACTTTAGATTATGCTCAGTACCACAAAGAGGATGAACCAGGTACTgtgagagaaagtggggaggggacacCCCCATGGAATgtcagggaagacctctctgCAAAAATGACACATCTGAACTTTAGACATTGTCTTGGGCAGGGTTCCCCAGAGgagcagaaccaataggatgtgcacatacagaaagagatttattttaaggaccTGGCTCTTGCAGTGATGGGGGCTGGCAGGTCTGACATCTGCggggcaggctggagacccaggggggAGTCAGTGTTGCAGCCACAGTCCAAGGACTGGGGGCTGAATCCTCCCTTCCTCTGGGGAGCTCAGTCTTTGAGATGCTGCTCACCCACAGCATGGAGAGCAAGTAATCTGCTTTTTCCAAGgtctattgatttaaatgttaattacatcTTAAAATTACTTTCATAGCAACATCTAGATGTGTTTAACCAAAAACTGGGCACGAGGGCCCAGCcaagatgacacataaaattaaccaccacagGCACCATTACCCATCTGGACCAGTGTGTAGCTCTCACAGGGAGCCGCTAAGTCGGATAGCCTGTTCATACCCTGCACGTCTTTcttttgcagagaaaaaaaaaaaaatcccactttgCAATTGCGTCTGGTCACCAGGAAGGTCTAGTTTTGTGGAAAGAGGGCTGCATCTAACCCCTCTAGAACCGTCACCCAGAGGCACCCGCTGGCTGACCGGGGGACAGTCTTCCTAGCTGGCGGACGATGCAGGGGAATAAGAAGTGCACGGACGGGTTCAGCGACTCCTCGAGCATCGGCAGTGTGCTGGACGATGCAGACAGGGAGGTGAGCAGCCTCACAGACCGGGCGTTCCGAAGCTTGTGCATCTCAGAGGACACATCCTTCCATGACTCCGACCTGACCCTGTCCCCGGATATCACCCGCCAGGTGTTTGGGAGTCTTCACCAGGGAACGGTGAGCCACACCCACAGGAAAAGCGGTATTTGGAGCCAGTTACCGTCACAAGGCACCGAGCATTCGGGCTGGGCAGCCACGTTCCAGCAGCTACCCAAGTACGTTCAAGGGGAGGAGAAGTATCCCAAAAGCAGCCCCCCACTGACGCCAGCCCAGAGGAGACTGGAGGTGCCAGTTTCCGGCCTGAGGAGCAGCAACAAGCCTGTTTCTAAAGTGTCGTCGCTAATTAAGTCTTTTGACAGGACTGAGAGCCAACGCTGTGACAGCAGGCCCCCAACCAGTAAGCCCCCGGCTCTCAAGAACCCCCTCAAATTTGCTCCTCTTCCAGAAAGTGGCGTCAACTTCTGCTTCGATTCTGCCTTTCTGACTGTCAGGAGGGTGCCCGCTGAAGTCTCTGGAGCCCATCAGAGTAGCCACCAGCCTGGCAAGAAGCACGCAGAGCAGGAGTCCCCCAAGAACCCCGAGATGGCCTGTCACAGCTCCAGCAGCTTCCTCCCAACACCTGAAAACGCGGCCAATGCGTTCGAGTCAAagttcccctctcctccccacaagCCATCCAAGGGCGAGTCTGGAAGAGGTAAGGAGTGGCCTCGCAAAGGGACCTTTCTTCATAGTGAAAACAGTGCTTTTGAGTCGTGGAATGCCCACCAACCGCGGCTGCCCGAGAGAAAGGAGGCTGCTGACCCTGTCCCAGAAAGCAAAGCCCCCAAGCATTACGAGAACACGCCCTTGTTAAAAGAGCCCCCGGCCTCTGAGCACAAAGTCTCCCCCTGCCAGGCCCGGGCCAGCTGCAGTCAGGAGGAGAGCAGGCTGGCAGCAGGGGCTCTCTCTGCATCGGGACCCTGGGGACCTCGGGATTCGGGGCCCCAGGTATTCGGTACAGAGGGAAATTCTAGCTCCCAGCCCAACCTTCAGGGGAAGCCCACCCAGCCACCATGGAGGAAACCAAAGTCcggcaaaggaaagaaggaaagtctACAAGATGCATCGGAAGAGAAGAAGCAGGCCACCAGAAGAGGCCCAGCCTTGTACACAAAGCACAATCCCCAGGGACAGTTTCCAGAAAACGAGGCTCTTGACATGCCCATGGACCCCAACGAGCATTACAGCCCTCCTTTCAACATCAGTAAGCTTCTGACCCCCATCATACCCACCAAGAATATCCTGGAGCCATCTGACAGCCAGCCGGTGGAGATAACACCATCACCCTCAGGACAGCTAAACGGGTACCAAGAGAAGGAACCCAGTGAATGTCAGTCTCGGGACAGCTACAAATCCAAAGCCCCTAGCCTGCTGTTCAACCTGAAGGATGTACGGAAGCGTGTCAAGAGCACATATAGTCCCTCACCTCTCTCGAAAGGCCTCGAGGAGAAAACCAGGGGCAAGCAAGAACCCGTGAGCAATGGGATCATCCTTCCCAATGGGCTTGAGGAGAGCCCTCCAAATGAGCTTTCTAAGGAAAGGGCAGCTGATGCCCCTTCTGTGTCACACATCAGTACCCAGATGGACCCTAAAGCTGACCCTGGTACAGCCTCTGTGGACAACTATCTAACTCTTAACTCACCTCCAGCCATCACCCAAGCCCCCTTCTCCGTCAATGGGGAGGGAGCTGACAGGAACAGCTATGAGAAGGATGACGGAGAACCGGAAATGGGCACCACCAGGTCTGGGAAGTGTCCAGAGTCGAGGGAACAGTGCCCCAGGAAGCACCTGTCTCTGCGGCTTTGCAGtagagagcctgaggcagggaagGCTGCAGAGAAACCAAAGACTCCCAGCCTAGAAAAGGGGTTCTTGAGATCTGTGTCTCAAGAGACAGAACCCGAGAGAGAGGCAGGACTTCAGAATCCAAACTTCAACCAGAAATTCTCCCCAGGGCCTCTCTCTCCCGAGGAAGAAGATGTGTTTTACAGTGACAGCCAATCAGATTTCATGCCATGCTTCAAAGGTAAGGCCAAATTCAGCACCAGCTCTTCAGACCAGTCCTTTGCCTCCTTTGAGGACCAGCAGAAGACGTGGTTCACGGAGAGCCAGCAGGAAGACAGGAGGAATGACGTAAGTGCAGGTGACAGTCAGAAGGACGAGAAGGAGAAAGCAATAGGGAAAGACGAGACACAGCACGGTGCCTTAAGTAACGGGCAGGTGTGCGTGCAGGAGCACAGCCAGGGGGCATCGTCGCAAGAAGGGGAAAGCTCGTCTGGATGTAGACCCAGGAAGGCATCGAGAGAGGAAGCCAACTTCAGAGGCACTTGGATCGCGGGAAGTAAGGATACAACCAGAGACCCTACCCCCTCGCCATCTTCCACTATGAACAAGCACAAACTGTTTGCAATTAAAGACAACACCCTCAGGGCCACCCCCGTGATAAAACCCATCATGTTGCCCCTCCTGAGGGCCATGTCATCAGAGGACCCTCTGGGCAGCGGCCACAAAGAGGAAGACCTGCCAAAGCCAGGCTGGGGAGAAGAGGCTGGTCTTTGTGGCCCTGAGAGCCAGGAAGTGGCCAACACGCCTACAGCCGCTAACACGCAGGGCACACACTTGAAGCACATGGCCTGGGAGAGCACAGAGGACCACGGGCAGGTGCCAGCCCCAACGGGGAACATCGCATCTCCTCCACTCGTGGCAGAGGCTGAAGGGCTGAAGCCACCCCCAGAGGCTGCACGTCGAGTTGTGGCAAACGATGGCAAGAACAGCTGCACAGTCCAGGGGAAGCTAGATGCTCCAAGGTGCATCCCCACCATCGCTTTGCCTGAGGGCGACCTGGAAGACCAGCCACCCCCACAGCAGCCGGGAACCTGCTGGGAAGAGCACACACAAGATTTCAAAAGTCACTTATTGTCTACACCCCGAGCAGGGCCCCCGGGGAGAAGACTGGTCCCCGGTGAGATGGCAACTTCCCCCAATGCCAGCTCCCCGGATGAGAGCAGTGCGTGCTCCCCTGCCGCCAGCAGCGTCTGGGACGATGCCTCCCAGGCCCCCAGCGAGCCGGGCCTGCTGCCGGGGGAGCCTCCCCACACCAGTCCCTGGGCCAGCCCCCACTCTGCCAGGGTGGCCCGCAGGGAGGACCTGACCCACGCCCTCACGTGGGAGGCTGGCTCGGACCCCCAACTTGAGCCACCTGCAGAAGACCTCAGGACACTTTCTCCAAGAGGCTTGGTGCTGGACGAGGCCGCCGGCTCAGCAGGCCTCCCTGAGAAACCAGAACTTCCTGCCCCACTGGAGAGGGCGGCCAGCAAGCCTCCTGCAGTCCCACCCAAAACAGAGAAGGCCCTGCGGCGGGCAAAAAAGCTGGCCAGCAAGAGGAGGAAGACCGACCAACTGCAAGAAAAGCATGGCGAACCCCTGGAAGAAAAGCCGTGCCTGGAGGACCTTGAACGAGGGCCACCAGCCCCCGGAGAGAGGCCccgacccaggtgccccggggtccgctccctgccccctcccatccACCGCCACTCAGTGTCTGCCTTCTCAGAGCCCATCAGGAGGCAGCCTGGGGGATCCCAGTCCCTTACTCCCCTGCCCCCTTACCCTGCCACCCAGAAGGTTCTCCAAGACCCCCAATCTGGAGAGTACTTTGTCTTCGATCTGCCACTCCAGGTGAGAATCAAGACCTTCTATGACCCCGAGACGGGCAAATACGTCAAGGTCTCCATCCCAACCTCAGAGGGGGGCTCCCCGGAGCCACCCCCGCCAGACACTCCAGATGCTCCCTACATGCTGTACCCCCACTTTCGGCCCCTGCCCGTGACGGCCTTGATGCCTCTGCGCTGCTCCTCTCAGCTGTCTGCCCCCACCTTCCTAAATCAGGGCCCTCACACCACCGAGGCAGCTGGGCCCGGGCCCCGGAGGGCCCGAGAGGCCGGCCTGCAGCTTCAGCTGGGCCCTAGGCCTCGAGGCGACCCCACCTGGCACTCTGCAGGCCAGCGCCCTGATGCTCCTTCCCCaagcctgggggaggaggggggagatgCCCCACGCCTGGGCATCATCTCCACCAACGACCTAGAGGACTTCGCCACAGAAGGCATTTCTTGAGAATTGCGTCTGATTAACCTCCCCGCCCCCAGATAAACCCAGAAGAACTTACTTCCCCTTTCCCCAAacaatccacacacacacacacacacaccaacacataCTTAGTCATGTGAGATCCCTAAATTCCCAAAGGAATTAGGGATTCTGAGAAAACCCCACCTGAAGGGCTTCTCTCCCTGGGAAGGTGCTATTTGCATGACCGGGTCCCTCCCAAGCCCCTTCCCAGATCCTGGATCTGCTCCActgaccccctctctcttcccctcccttagTCCCTGGCCTCCTCTGGCTATGCCCCTGGGGCGGGTCCAGAGGATTCCTAATGGCTGCTCTGCCCCAGCTGCCCACCTTCTTCTTCTCAAGGGCTGGCTCATGCAGTGAGCAAACTCCCAAGGCCCCCAGAATCACTGCACTGTGCTGAGCTGAGCCCTGCCCGCAAGCAGaccacccagcccagcccctccagGTCCAGCGTGGTATAGACAACAACTCCACCCTCGCTCCAACACAGCAGCCATTTCCAGCTCACTGCAGGCAGAGATGGCTGAGGACTGACCCAAGGCAATCTTGCAGAAATGTTTATCTGGATAGACTGGGTTTTCTTTACTGAGGAAGCTTTCCTCTGAAGGCTATTTTCTGATCGACAAAAGGctaccttttaaaaagtgaaacacgTTTGCAGATGTGATTCTGTCCTGGActcctgtctctcttctctgggtCGGGGTGGGTCTCCACCGGTGAGTAAAGTGCCTTGTGCCTCCCAGGCCTTCCATCACCACCGGGACACAGGGGCTTCGTGTCTGAACAGAGCAGCTTTGGCACCCACCACGGTCCCGGTGTCTCTCCTTGAGCCCTCGGCACCTGTCCATGCCATCTTGGGGCCAGGCTCTCCATTCCTGTTGGGAGACAAAGAGGAGGAAGACCCAAGCCCACCATCAAGGCTGGCCCAAGGAACTGAGTCAGGCCCTAGCTGTCCCAATCTAGTGACCAGTGCCTGTGCCCTGTACTCAAAAGGAAATTGCATTTCCCCAACTCCCTGGCCTTTGGGGATGTGGAGGGAAGTATGTGAATCAGGTCAGGGGAGCAAAATACAATAACTGTCTCTGTACTTCTGAGAATAGAGAGAGTCTGTGAGCCGATGCCCACTGCGGGCAACTGTGCTAAGAAGGAAAGCAGGCCTGTCCCCACAGGCTTCCACCCAGAGCATCTGCTGAAGCAATGTAATTCTTGTGCTATGGGAAATACGGGAGCAAAcacgtctccctctctgtttagaAAGGACAGCTGTCAAGGCAGCTGTCGGGACTATGCTGCCCACGTCCCAGGGGACCCCACAAAATACATCATCCTGGTTCTTTTGGCAAAGATAGCTGTTTCCGGGCTGGAAACAGACGGGAAGGCACAGAGCTCACCAAGTCCCGGACTCGCACAGATACAAGGACTCTGAGCATATTCCTGATCACGATTTGGACTCGGGATCTTATACCCGTTTGTTTTCCCAATAAGTACGGCCACACCTTAATTTCACTGGGCAAATACTACACAAGTCCCCCAGCTCAGGGCCGCGGTGAGTCAACCAGATGCTTAGGCAGGGACACAGGCAGGCTGCTGTCCGAGAAGTGTGGTTCCCAGGAGTCACCCACTGGGATGCCAGTGAGAAGAACGAGCTgcaatcttggctctgccaccaGGGCCAAGCATCCCCTCACCTTGCTTTCCTCTTACTCAAACATGGAAAGTGATACCTCATCTTAGAATTCTCAGGGTCCAGGAAAAGAATTGCCCCAAAAAAGTAGAGtcccttaattaaaaaacaaccatAGTGGTAGTAACGATGTCCCCACGAGGAAAAATATACTTTTCTCAAGGGGAGCTTATGTTTGGCGAGGCAGCCATCTTCTGTCTTAGAAACAATATAAGCAGGGCTACTGATGGAGCTAAAAGCATAAAGGTAGATATTTAGAGATCAAGGTCAACTTCCCTATGAATGCACAAAAGGAACAGGGTGTCTGGCAGCATGCAACATGCACACAGAGAGCAGGGATTCCTTGGACACCTGGCTCCCCAGCAGGTCAGCCAGAAGGAGGGCCTCCATCACTTACAGCAAGGTGCCTATATTGCTAAGAAGCAGGTAATGCTTCCGAGGGACAAAAGGCAATGAAGACCAACTCAGTTGTAAAATGCcgttctcctccttccttcctccctccctccttccctctcttcctttctttttccctctcttcctcccttccttccttttctctctctttctctctattttcCTCCCGCCCCccttttacaaacatttttagaGTTCCCACCCTATGCCAAGCACTTCACTGGACACTAAAGATATACCATGATAATAAGATCTGGTAAAATCTaacagagaagaaagataatTATAGTCCAGTGTGGTAAGTAATTTAATAAGGTGGTCTGAGGAGCACTTAACTCAGCCTGGGAAGAAAAGGGGTTTCCTACAGGAAACGGCACCTACACTGAGTTAGGAAACACCAAGTAATACATCAGCTTTTGAAGACACCAGAACTTCCCAGTTTTTATCTAGCAAACAAAGATGACATTTGTTAAATACTAATAGACTTCCCTTACCATACCAACATACAATGATTTAGCTAATTGTTACTTAGCATTTTTAACCAACACAGGAATGAAACCAGTGTAGCCTCAGAGGATAGACCTTTGTTGATATGTCCCTTCAGCTTCTGAATTAATATTTCACTCCTCTGAGTTGCCCAGAAAAACCATTATTTCTACCACTGTGTTTAATAGAGCAGTGGTGAGAATTGTGAAAACATATTATTTGTAGAAATTGTGGGTCAAGGCCATGCCTACATCTTCTATTTAGTGCACGGGCCCTCCTATGAGTTTTGGCCCCTCTACATGTTTCTGGTAAAGGTACACAGATGTAGAGTACCTCAAGGGAACAATCAAAGGTCCTGGGGCTATTCAGTGGAAAGTGACCAAGGGTTCACATTGTCAACCACATGGCATGTGCCAGCCCTGGAGCCAGGAGCTTTGAGACTGGCCTTCATCCTCAACTGACCTAGGAGAGGTACCCTCATTAGCCTCATATTACCATAAAGGAAGCAAAGGCACTGAGATGTTGAGTaacttcccaaagtcacacagtcacTGAGGGAGGGAGTCAAGCCAGGAACTCAGGTCGCTCTCACTCTTACTGGGTGGACACCCCACTCACGCTTCTCTAAGTGTGGCCAATGGATCGGCAGTCTCCACATTAccagggagcttgttagaaaccCAGAAGCTCGGTCTGCATTTCCACGAGATTCCCCGGTTATTCatttgcacattaaaatttgaaaagtgcTAGGAGTCTCTGGCCCAGAAAGGAAAGATTTCAGGGACATGCATCCAGGCCCTCATATCTACAACTTTGCCATGGGCACGGGAAGAGAGACTTACACGTCGGGTGGGAGAGCTGCAGGGAGGCTGGTTCACACCCACTACAAGAAGGGCATGTCTCCTAACTACAGCCTCCACATGGCTAGAGTGGCTTAGGGGGCACAAAGCCCCCCGTCACCAGAAATGTGCCACAGAAGCTAGTGAACCCTTTTCTAAGACAGGGATGGATTCAATGTCAGATGGGTCCTAATGACATCTTTTGAGACCGCAGGCTGCATGTGGGGCTCCCGTATAACAATGTCATGAGTCTAAAGTCTAAACAGGGGGTGCCCCCAGGAGTGAA comes from the Panthera uncia isolate 11264 chromosome D2, Puncia_PCG_1.0, whole genome shotgun sequence genome and includes:
- the CD2H10orf71 gene encoding cardiac-enriched FHL2-interacting protein, which translates into the protein MQGNKKCTDGFSDSSSIGSVLDDADREVSSLTDRAFRSLCISEDTSFHDSDLTLSPDITRQVFGSLHQGTVSHTHRKSGIWSQLPSQGTEHSGWAATFQQLPKYVQGEEKYPKSSPPLTPAQRRLEVPVSGLRSSNKPVSKVSSLIKSFDRTESQRCDSRPPTSKPPALKNPLKFAPLPESGVNFCFDSAFLTVRRVPAEVSGAHQSSHQPGKKHAEQESPKNPEMACHSSSSFLPTPENAANAFESKFPSPPHKPSKGESGRGKEWPRKGTFLHSENSAFESWNAHQPRLPERKEAADPVPESKAPKHYENTPLLKEPPASEHKVSPCQARASCSQEESRLAAGALSASGPWGPRDSGPQVFGTEGNSSSQPNLQGKPTQPPWRKPKSGKGKKESLQDASEEKKQATRRGPALYTKHNPQGQFPENEALDMPMDPNEHYSPPFNISKLLTPIIPTKNILEPSDSQPVEITPSPSGQLNGYQEKEPSECQSRDSYKSKAPSLLFNLKDVRKRVKSTYSPSPLSKGLEEKTRGKQEPVSNGIILPNGLEESPPNELSKERAADAPSVSHISTQMDPKADPGTASVDNYLTLNSPPAITQAPFSVNGEGADRNSYEKDDGEPEMGTTRSGKCPESREQCPRKHLSLRLCSREPEAGKAAEKPKTPSLEKGFLRSVSQETEPEREAGLQNPNFNQKFSPGPLSPEEEDVFYSDSQSDFMPCFKGKAKFSTSSSDQSFASFEDQQKTWFTESQQEDRRNDVSAGDSQKDEKEKAIGKDETQHGALSNGQVCVQEHSQGASSQEGESSSGCRPRKASREEANFRGTWIAGSKDTTRDPTPSPSSTMNKHKLFAIKDNTLRATPVIKPIMLPLLRAMSSEDPLGSGHKEEDLPKPGWGEEAGLCGPESQEVANTPTAANTQGTHLKHMAWESTEDHGQVPAPTGNIASPPLVAEAEGLKPPPEAARRVVANDGKNSCTVQGKLDAPRCIPTIALPEGDLEDQPPPQQPGTCWEEHTQDFKSHLLSTPRAGPPGRRLVPGEMATSPNASSPDESSACSPAASSVWDDASQAPSEPGLLPGEPPHTSPWASPHSARVARREDLTHALTWEAGSDPQLEPPAEDLRTLSPRGLVLDEAAGSAGLPEKPELPAPLERAASKPPAVPPKTEKALRRAKKLASKRRKTDQLQEKHGEPLEEKPCLEDLERGPPAPGERPRPRCPGVRSLPPPIHRHSVSAFSEPIRRQPGGSQSLTPLPPYPATQKVLQDPQSGEYFVFDLPLQVRIKTFYDPETGKYVKVSIPTSEGGSPEPPPPDTPDAPYMLYPHFRPLPVTALMPLRCSSQLSAPTFLNQGPHTTEAAGPGPRRAREAGLQLQLGPRPRGDPTWHSAGQRPDAPSPSLGEEGGDAPRLGIISTNDLEDFATEGIS